GAAGGAGTGGGACGAGCACGAGCTCGACTTCCGCGAGATCTCGGGCAACGTGCGCCTGGCCGCGCGCGACCTCGAGACGATGCTCCACCAGTCGCACTTCTCGGGCCTGGACCCCGACCGCAAGGACCGCATCACGCCGCTCCTGGACAAGGGCTACTTCCCGGACATCGAGGACATCACCGGCATGGCCGACGTGATCTTCCAGGAGATCCGGCTCGCGGGGCAGGTCTCGCTGCACCGGGGCGAGTACATCGCCCGCGACGGCGGCACCGTCACCGGCGACGTGCTCACCCTCGGCCGCTTCACCGCCGCCTACGAGAAGGACGGCGAGGTGGGCTTCCTGAGCTGGTCGCCCGAGGGCGGCCGTTTCTACGCCATGACCGACCTGCCGCGGGGCAGCATCGGCCGCGACCTCAAGGGCTACCTGCACGGCGACCGCGAGGTGGTGCCCATCGACATGACCGCCGGCAACGCCCTGCGCCAGATCACCCACCAGACCAGCTTCCTCGAGCAGCTCGAGAACGGCGGGCCCATCGTGTGGCCCATCGTCGGGCTCGCGGTGGTCGCCCTGTTCATCGTCCTGGCCCGGATCTTCTTCCTGAACCGGATCCACGCCAACACCGACCGCTTCATGACCGAGGTCAACGGCTACGCCGCCAAGGGCGAGTGGGAGGCGGCCGAGGATCTCGTCGACCGCCACAGCAAGCGCCGTTCGCCGGTCTTCTCGGTGATCAAGGCGGGCCTGTCGGTGCGGAAGAAGGATCGCGAGACGCAGGAGAGCGTCCTGCAGGAGGCCATCCTGCGCGAGATGCCGCGGGTCGAGGCCGGCCTGTCGGTGCTCGCGGTGCTCGGCGCCGTGGCACCGCTGCTCGGCCTGCTCGGCACCGTCACGGGCATGATCAACACCTTCCGCGTGATCACGCTCTTCGGCACCGGCGACCCCAAGCTCATGTCCGGCGGCATCTCCGAGGCCCTGGTCACCACCGAGCTGGGCCTGATGGTGGCGATCCCCATCATGCTGGCCCACACCTTCCTCTCGCGCCGCAGCGACCACATCATCGGCGACATGGAGGAGAAGGCGGTGCAGCTGGTGAACATCATCCAGATCCGGCGCGAGGAGAAGACCCTCGTCGCGGCGGGCGGGGGCGGGAACGCATGAACACGCCGGCGCTGCGCGACACCCTCTGGGCCACCTGGGACTACCTCGTCCAGGGTGGCTGGGTGATGGTGCCCATGGTCGTCGCCTCGCTCGCCATGTGGACCCTGATCCTCGAGCGCTGGCGCACCTACCAGCGCTATTCCGGGCGCGACATCGAGAAGGTCGACGCCCTGTGGGCCCTCGATCACGACCGCCTGCCCGACGACCGCCACGGCCTGCGGGCCACCCTGCTGCGCCGCTTCCTGGCCGCGCGCTCGGGCCGGCCGCGCGTCGACGAGCTCGTGCTGAACCACACCTCCGAGCGCATGCGCCGCCAGCTGCGGGGACGTCTCGCCGTGATCGGCGTGCTCGCGGCCATCGCGCCGCTGCTCGGCCTGCTGGGCACGGTGCTCGGCATGATCCAGACCTTCGACGTCATCGCGGTCTTCGGCACGAGCAACGCCCGCGCCATGGCCGGCGGCATTTCGGTGGCCCTCATCACGACCCAGACCGGCCTGCTCGTGGCCATCCCGGGGCTCTTCCTCAGCGGTTCCCTGAACCGCCGCGCCACGCGCCTCGAGAGCACCCTCGACGAGTTCACCCTTTCCCTCGGGCGCGCCCTCCAGGACGGGCCCGGCGGCGGCATGGGGCCCGACGGACCGGACGTCCCCCCCCTGGCCGCCATGGAGGCTTCGGCGTCATGATCAACGTGCGCAAGACGCTGCGCGGCGGCAGCGACAAGGTCGACATCAACATGGGCCCCCTGGTCGACATGGTCTTCCTGCTGCTGATCTTCTTCGTCGTCACCACGAGCTTCGTCAAGGAGTCGGGCATCGACGTGTCGCGCNNNNNNNNCGACATGGTCTTCCTGCTGCTGATCTTCTTCGTCGTCACCACGAGCTTCGTCAAGGAGTCGGGCATCGACGTGTCGCGCTCGACGGCCGCCTCGGCCGAGATCAAGGAGCGGGGCACGATCATGGTCGGCGTCTCGCCCGAGGGCGAGGTCTACTTCGACGGCAAGAAGGTCGACGTGCGCTCGGTGCGCGGCCTGGTCGAGCGGGCCCTGGCCGAGGACCCCGAGGGCGGCGTGGTCATCGTGGCCGACCGGGCCTCGGAGACCGGCGCCGTCGTGGGCGTCATGGACCAGTGCCGCCTCGCGGGCGCCAAGAACGTGAGCCTCGCCGCCAAGCAGGAGAGCGAGGGCTGATGACGACCCTGGCCCACAACCCGTTCGTGCTGCGCCTGCGGAGCCTGGCGGTCCACGGGGGCCTCGTCGTGGCCGCCGTGGCGGTGAACATCTTCCTCTTCGCGCTGGTGGGCTTCCTGACCAACGAGAACCGCAACGACCAGGACATCACCGAGCCGGTGGGGGTCAGCCTGGTCAACCTGGCGCCGCCCGAGCCGCCGAAGCAGGAAGAGGTGAACGAGCCCGAGCCGCCGCCGCCGGCCGCCGAGAAGCCCGACTTCACGCCCGACCTGTTCCAGCCGGCCATCGCCGGCCCGGGCGTGGGCGACCTCGTCGTCGGCCTGAACATCGGCGACGTCGACACGCGCGAGGACCCGTCCGAGATGATCTTCGACTCGGTCGACCTCGACCAGGCGCCCCAGGCGACGGTGCGCATTCCGCCCGAGTACCCGTTCAAGGCGCGCGAGCGCGGGGTCGAGGGCTACGTGGCGGTGAAGTTCCTGGTCCGGGCCGACGGCTCGGTGGGGAACGTGAACGTCCTGAAGGCCAAGCCGGAAGGGTACTTCGAGGAAGAGGTGCGCCGGGCGCTGCCCCGCTGGAAGTTCCAGCCGGGCACCATCGCCGGCGAGCCCGTGCCCTCGTGGGTGGTGACGACGCTGCGGTTCGACCTGAATTGACCGGAGGGAGCCGGCTGAAGGGAGGGCCGTCCGAGATGGAGAGTGTCGCGATGCGCAAGATGCTGAGACAGTCCCTGGAATGGCTCCTGCCCTGGATCATCGGGGTGGGGCTGATCTGGTTCGTCGTCACGCCCGGCGATGCCGCCGAGTCGGTGCCGGCGGAAGACGCCGCGGCCGCCGTGACGTCCGGCGAGGCGAACGGCGACGCGCCGGCGAGCCTCTACGACCTGGCGAACCTGCCCCGCAAGCTGCGCAAGGTCGTCTTCCGCGCCGCCACCTACGGCAAGCGCCGCGAGCCGCAGAAGGCCGTCGACCTGCTCACCGGGCACCTGCGCGACCATCCCGATCAGGACCACTACCTGTTGCGCCTGCACCTGGCCCAGAACCTGGCCGACCTCGACGAGACGGCCCTGGCCCGCGAGCACTACCGCAGATCGGTGCAGCTTGAGCCCGACCTCGACCGCGGCTGGCTCGGCCTGGCCGACACGTCGTACGATCTGGAGGATTTCGAGCTCGCCGGCGACGCCTTCGTGCAGGGCTACCGCACCTCGCCCGAACACCCGTCCCAGGTGCTGTACTTCGCGGGCGCGGCCTACCTCATGGGCAACGAGACCGAACGCGCGGTCGATGTCTTCACCGAGCTGACCAGCGGCGACGCGGGCTTCCCCCAGCTGCCGTGGTACCGCGGGCTGGTCATCGCCGCGGCGCGTCTCGGCCGGCCGGAACGGGCCGACGCCGCCGTCGCCCGCATGGTCGACACGTTCGCCGAGGAGCCCGACGCCTGGTACCTCAAGTACCAGCACGAGGCCGGCAAGAAGAACTACCGCGAGGCCGCCGTGTCCCTGCGCTTCGTCGGCTTCCTGCGCGAGCTGACTCCGGCCGAGACCCAGCAGCTCGGCGACCTCTACGTGGTGCTCGGCGTGCCCTGGCTCGCCAGCCGGCAGTACGCCGCCGCCCTGGGCGACAGCGCCCGGGCCGAGGAGTGGGAGCGGTTGGGTTCGGCCCTCGTCGCGGCCCACGAGACCGACGCGGCCCTCGACGTGCTCAACGAGGCCCTGGCCGCGGAGGAGTCGCCGCGGCTGTGGGCCCTGTTGGGCGACATCCACTACCTGCGTCAGGAATACGCCCAGGCCCGCGAGGCCTTCGCCCGCATCGCGGACCGGGACGAGTCGGGGCGCGCCCTGCTCATGGAGGGCTACTGCGNNNNNNNNNNNNNNNNNNNNNNNNNNNNNNNNNNNNNNNNNNNNNNNNNNNNNNNNNNNNNNNNNNNNNNNNNNNNNNNNNNNNNNNNNNNNNNNNNNNNCTGCTCAACAACGGGCGGGGGCTGGGCCTGCTCTCGGCGCGGGTCCTCGAGCGCAACGCCGCCGAGCCCGGCTTCGCACCCCGCGAGACCCTGCAGAACGTCGCCTCGCTGCTGGGCCTGGAGAACGTCGTCGCCCTGCACCCGCCCGCGGACGAGCCCACCGGCCACCTCTCCGTCGTCGCCTGCTTCCTGGCTCCCGACCTGATCGTCGTCGGCCGCGACGGGGCCCGCGCCGACGCCGCCACCGCCGACCATCTCGACGGTCTGGCCCGCGAACTGGCCGGCGCGCCGACCCTCGTCGGGCCCCTGCGCGTCGCGCGGATTCCCCAGCCCGACCACCGCGACGGCGTGTGGCGCTCGTACACGGAGATCGTCTTCGCCAACGGCGTCGTGCTCGTGCCCGTCTACCCCGACCACTGCCCCGACCTCGACGCCGAGGCGCTGGCCGTCTACCGCCGCCTGCTGCCCGACCGCCGCATCGAGCCGATCGACGCCTCGGCCCTGGCCCGCCGCGGCGGCGGCCTGCACCGCGTCACGGTGAACGTGCCGGCGAGCCGCGGCCTGGGCGACGGGCCCTGACGTCGAGGGGTCGCGCCACCAAGGACGAAGGCCCCGGCGGATGCCGGGGCCTTCCCGTCCAGCAGCGGATACCGACTAGAATTCGAAGTACCGCCAGAACATCTCGGTGGTCCACTCGTTCGCGTTGGTGTCCTCCTCGCGGTTCGACATGTGCACGGGACCCAGGGTGGGCGAGACCCACATGGTGTCCCGCTGCACGAACGCGGGCGAACCGCCGACCGCCACGTCCAGCACGTGGATCACGCGGAAGACGTTCTTGTAGTACAGGTTCTCCGAACCGAAGGAATCGATGGGCATGTCTTCCGGCCCGGATACCGAACCGTTCAGGGTGGCGGAGAAGGTGCCTTCGCCCGGAACGGTCACGGTCGTGCTGCCGGACCAGGTTCCGGCCGAGACGGGCAGGGGCAGCACGTTCAGCGGTGAATCGAAGAGGTTCTCCGTCCCGCCGTCGGCGAACCCGATCCACTCCAGCCGGTTCGACTGGCGCCGGTAGAGTTCGTAGCTGCCGGTCGGAGTCGTGAAGCCCTCGTCGGCGTACTCCGCGAGGCGGATCGAGCCGTTGCCCTGCACGTCGACCTGCCGGAACTCGCCGCCGAAGTCCGACCATTCGGGCACGTCGTTGCCCAGGGTGCCGCCGGCGTAGGCCGCCTCGTAGATGTAGCGGTAGCCGTCGCTGGTCGGGTAGTAGTCCGGCGTGCCGGACACCGTCGCCGACCAGGTCCACGGCGTGGTCTGCACGTTGCCGTTGGCGTCGGTGAAGGAGGCGAAGGTCACCTCGCAGGGCAGGCCGGCCGGCAGCGGCGAGGGCAGGGCCACCGTGACGGTGGTCATGTCCGCCGACCAGGTCGGACTGACGTTCGACGCGACCATGACCAGGGCGAACTCCACGTTCCAGGCGCTCGGCTCGAAGTCGTTCGGATCCATGGGTTCGCTGAACACGATGGTGAACGAGCCGGCGTCGGCGGCGAACGTCGACCCGCTCGCGGGCGTGGTCGAGACGACCGTCGGCGGCGTGGTGTCCACCTCGTTGCTCGTGGTGAAGCTGAAGCTCGCCGGTGTCCCGAGGGTCGTCTCATTGGTCGACATCACGTTCGCCCCGAAGGTGACGGTGATCTCGGTGTCGGCCGGCAGGTCCGACTCGGGCATGAGCGTGACCGTCGAGCCGTCGACCGTCACGCCGAACGGGTAGTTCGCCTTGGTGACGTCGCTGATGGTGGTGTTGGCCGCCACCGATCCGGCCGAGATGTTCTGGGAGAAGAGGGCCTGGATGTTGGCGGAGCGGTTCACGCCCGTGGCGCCGTTTGCCGGATTGGTGTCCAGGACCGACAGGACGCTCGAGAACACCCAGAAGTCGAAGGTGTAGGCGGCCAGGGCGTTGCCGGCCGCGTCCTGCAGGCCGGTGCCGAGGGTCACCGTCACGTGGGCGCCGTCGGCCCAGGGATCGTGGTTCACGGCCAGGGTGCGGTCGTTGGTCCAGGTCATGTCGGTGATCGCGCCGCTCGACAGGGTGACCTGCCCGCTCTCCGAGCCGGCCGACATGGCCTCGTTGAAGTTGATGGTGATCGTGGCGGTGGGGGAGACGCCCGTGTCGGCGTCCTGGGGCTGGGTGCCCGAAACCTGGGGAGCGGTGGTGTCGCTGCCGCCGCCGCCGCCGGGATTGGCGGGGTCGTCGCTGCTGCTGCAGGCGGAAAGCCCGCAGCTCAGGGCGAGCAGGATCATCATGGACAGGATCGTGGTTTTGCGAAGCATGCCGGCCTCCTGTGGGTGGGGTCACGGGCCAATTCCGCACACCGTAACCCCGAAGCCCGCGGCCCCGCAACAGATGATCGGGCGCGCCGGGTACCAGAATGAGTTTTTCAACAGCCTGCTAGTCCCCGTAGATGGCCACGCCGCCGCTGCCGTCGGCCTTGCGCCAGCCCCGGTACATGCCGGGCGTGTTGAAGACCATGGCGATGTTGCCCGCGGCGTCGAGGGCGACGACGCCGCCGGTGGCCCGCTGCGCCACCAGATCCCGCATGATCACCTGCTCCGCCGCCTCCTGCAGGCCGAGTCCGCCGTAGGCCATGCGCGCGGC
This portion of the bacterium genome encodes:
- a CDS encoding Ig-like domain-containing protein, with amino-acid sequence MLRKTTILSMMILLALSCGLSACSSSDDPANPGGGGGSDTTAPQVSGTQPQDADTGVSPTATITINFNEAMSAGSESGQVTLSSGAITDMTWTNDRTLAVNHDPWADGAHVTVTLGTGLQDAAGNALAAYTFDFWVFSSVLSVLDTNPANGATGVNRSANIQALFSQNISAGSVAANTTISDVTKANYPFGVTVDGSTVTLMPESDLPADTEITVTFGANVMSTNETTLGTPASFSFTTSNEVDTTPPTVVSTTPASGSTFAADAGSFTIVFSEPMDPNDFEPSAWNVEFALVMVASNVSPTWSADMTTVTVALPSPLPAGLPCEVTFASFTDANGNVQTTPWTWSATVSGTPDYYPTSDGYRYIYEAAYAGGTLGNDVPEWSDFGGEFRQVDVQGNGSIRLAEYADEGFTTPTGSYELYRRQSNRLEWIGFADGGTENLFDSPLNVLPLPVSAGTWSGSTTVTVPGEGTFSATLNGSVSGPEDMPIDSFGSENLYYKNVFRVIHVLDVAVGGSPAFVQRDTMWVSPTLGPVHMSNREEDTNANEWTTEMFWRYFEF
- a CDS encoding energy transducer TonB is translated as MTTLAHNPFVLRLRSLAVHGGLVVAAVAVNIFLFALVGFLTNENRNDQDITEPVGVSLVNLAPPEPPKQEEVNEPEPPPPAAEKPDFTPDLFQPAIAGPGVGDLVVGLNIGDVDTREDPSEMIFDSVDLDQAPQATVRIPPEYPFKARERGVEGYVAVKFLVRADGSVGNVNVLKAKPEGYFEEEVRRALPRWKFQPGTIAGEPVPSWVVTTLRFDLN
- a CDS encoding MotA/TolQ/ExbB proton channel family protein, which translates into the protein KEWDEHELDFREISGNVRLAARDLETMLHQSHFSGLDPDRKDRITPLLDKGYFPDIEDITGMADVIFQEIRLAGQVSLHRGEYIARDGGTVTGDVLTLGRFTAAYEKDGEVGFLSWSPEGGRFYAMTDLPRGSIGRDLKGYLHGDREVVPIDMTAGNALRQITHQTSFLEQLENGGPIVWPIVGLAVVALFIVLARIFFLNRIHANTDRFMTEVNGYAAKGEWEAAEDLVDRHSKRRSPVFSVIKAGLSVRKKDRETQESVLQEAILREMPRVEAGLSVLAVLGAVAPLLGLLGTVTGMINTFRVITLFGTGDPKLMSGGISEALVTTELGLMVAIPIMLAHTFLSRRSDHIIGDMEEKAVQLVNIIQIRREEKTLVAAGGGGNA
- a CDS encoding biopolymer transporter ExbD, whose translation is MINVRKTLRGGSDKVDINMGPLVDMVFLLLIFFVVTTSFVKESGIDVSRXXXDMVFLLLIFFVVTTSFVKESGIDVSRSTAASAEIKERGTIMVGVSPEGEVYFDGKKVDVRSVRGLVERALAEDPEGGVVIVADRASETGAVVGVMDQCRLAGAKNVSLAAKQESEG
- a CDS encoding agmatine deiminase family protein, which gives rise to LLNNGRGLGLLSARVLERNAAEPGFAPRETLQNVASLLGLENVVALHPPADEPTGHLSVVACFLAPDLIVVGRDGARADAATADHLDGLARELAGAPTLVGPLRVARIPQPDHRDGVWRSYTEIVFANGVVLVPVYPDHCPDLDAEALAVYRRLLPDRRIEPIDASALARRGGGLHRVTVNVPASRGLGDGP
- a CDS encoding MotA/TolQ/ExbB proton channel family protein; its protein translation is MNTPALRDTLWATWDYLVQGGWVMVPMVVASLAMWTLILERWRTYQRYSGRDIEKVDALWALDHDRLPDDRHGLRATLLRRFLAARSGRPRVDELVLNHTSERMRRQLRGRLAVIGVLAAIAPLLGLLGTVLGMIQTFDVIAVFGTSNARAMAGGISVALITTQTGLLVAIPGLFLSGSLNRRATRLESTLDEFTLSLGRALQDGPGGGMGPDGPDVPPLAAMEASAS
- a CDS encoding tetratricopeptide repeat protein, with protein sequence MRKMLRQSLEWLLPWIIGVGLIWFVVTPGDAAESVPAEDAAAAVTSGEANGDAPASLYDLANLPRKLRKVVFRAATYGKRREPQKAVDLLTGHLRDHPDQDHYLLRLHLAQNLADLDETALAREHYRRSVQLEPDLDRGWLGLADTSYDLEDFELAGDAFVQGYRTSPEHPSQVLYFAGAAYLMGNETERAVDVFTELTSGDAGFPQLPWYRGLVIAAARLGRPERADAAVARMVDTFAEEPDAWYLKYQHEAGKKNYREAAVSLRFVGFLRELTPAETQQLGDLYVVLGVPWLASRQYAAALGDSARAEEWERLGSALVAAHETDAALDVLNEALAAEESPRLWALLGDIHYLRQEYAQAREAFARIADRDESGRALLMEGYC